A part of Amycolatopsis camponoti genomic DNA contains:
- a CDS encoding alpha/beta fold hydrolase, which produces MPRLPLPRTRGARLTALAAVVVVLAAGAVFWITRPAAPAPVPTQDALIDMPAAPGSAEQVKIDTTTYLPATVPAPAVLLAHGFGGDKNSVADDARELARKGFVVMTWSARGFGKSTGKIGLNDPDGEVADASRLIDRLVAQHQVTTDAGGDPKVAVTGASYGGALSLLLAGTDKRVDAIAPVITYNDLAQGLVPNAATPGLQASGTPAAGAFATDGVFKKSWAGIFFSAGSGAASSGSPSAEAPEAGQPTDAGSTGAAGGAAAAVPAVPPGAGGGRPSGPADPCGRFTAAVCRAYTELGTTGQASQASVDLLRRVSPVSVTGKITVPTLLVQGESDTLFGLDQSDASARQITAAGGKVRTIWYTGGHDGGKPGPQLRGKIGDFLWTAVNGGDPGTGFSYDVQGTLRANGTPSVRTVNADTYPGLTGPATERRMLAMAGPAQAIVRPAGANPSAVSGIPGLNGVASSTSRLGALFSNDPPGQAAQFTTTPVDGQIVVSGSSTVRLRVAADPAHPQPDAVLFAKLYDVGQDGSRVLPANAIAPFRVSGLPADGTPVDVTVTLPGIVRPIEGGHSLRLVVGTTDQAFATPAAPAVFRVALAGGTALAVPVVPGTSVGSPAPVGQLVGIGVTLAIAGAAVLFAALRRRRATDIDPELATTPLVIEGLRKEYPGGFVAVNDLSFRVEPGQVLGLLGPNGAGKTTTLRMLMGLITPTKGHIRVFGHKITGGAPVLSRIGSFVEGSGFLPHLSGRANLELYWAATGRPAEKAHFGEALEIAGLGAAVDRRVRTYSQGMRQRLAIAQAMLGLPELMVLDEPTNGLDPPQIHQMREVLQRYAATGRTVVVSSHLLAEVEQTCTHVVVMHRGALVASGEVGELAAAGGEATFRVDDPEAAAAALKAAGGVTSVDVDGDLVHADLDGLPRAEAVAALVRAGVAVEQAGPRRRLEDAFLQLVGEES; this is translated from the coding sequence GTGCCCCGACTCCCGCTCCCGCGCACCCGCGGAGCCCGCCTCACCGCGCTCGCCGCCGTCGTCGTGGTCCTGGCCGCCGGTGCGGTCTTCTGGATCACGCGCCCCGCGGCGCCCGCGCCGGTGCCCACCCAGGACGCGCTGATCGACATGCCCGCCGCCCCCGGTTCGGCGGAGCAGGTCAAGATCGACACGACCACCTACCTGCCCGCCACCGTGCCCGCACCCGCGGTGCTGCTCGCGCACGGGTTCGGCGGGGACAAGAACAGCGTCGCCGACGACGCGCGCGAACTCGCCAGGAAGGGCTTCGTCGTCATGACGTGGTCCGCGCGCGGGTTCGGCAAGAGCACCGGCAAGATCGGGCTCAACGATCCGGACGGCGAGGTCGCCGACGCGAGCCGCCTGATCGACCGGCTCGTCGCGCAGCACCAGGTGACCACCGACGCCGGTGGTGACCCGAAGGTCGCCGTCACCGGCGCTTCCTACGGCGGTGCGCTCTCGCTGCTGCTGGCCGGCACGGACAAGCGCGTCGACGCGATCGCCCCGGTGATCACCTACAACGACCTCGCGCAGGGCCTGGTCCCGAACGCGGCCACGCCCGGCCTCCAGGCTTCGGGCACCCCGGCCGCCGGCGCCTTCGCGACCGACGGCGTGTTCAAGAAGAGCTGGGCCGGGATCTTCTTCTCGGCCGGCTCCGGCGCCGCCTCCAGCGGCTCGCCGTCGGCCGAAGCGCCGGAAGCCGGGCAGCCGACGGACGCCGGGTCCACCGGCGCGGCCGGGGGTGCCGCGGCGGCCGTCCCCGCCGTGCCCCCGGGCGCGGGCGGCGGCCGGCCGAGCGGTCCGGCCGACCCGTGCGGCCGGTTCACCGCCGCCGTCTGCCGCGCCTACACCGAGCTGGGCACCACCGGGCAGGCGAGCCAGGCGAGCGTCGACCTGCTTCGCCGCGTCTCCCCCGTGTCGGTGACCGGCAAGATCACCGTCCCGACCCTGCTGGTCCAGGGCGAGAGCGACACCCTGTTCGGCCTCGACCAGTCCGATGCCAGCGCGCGGCAGATCACCGCGGCGGGCGGCAAGGTGCGGACGATCTGGTACACCGGCGGCCACGACGGCGGCAAGCCGGGACCGCAGCTGCGCGGCAAGATCGGCGACTTCCTCTGGACCGCGGTGAACGGCGGCGACCCGGGCACCGGGTTCAGCTACGACGTCCAGGGCACCTTGCGCGCCAACGGGACGCCGTCGGTCCGCACCGTCAACGCCGACACCTACCCCGGTCTGACCGGCCCGGCCACCGAGCGGCGGATGCTGGCGATGGCCGGTCCCGCGCAGGCGATCGTGCGCCCGGCCGGGGCGAACCCCTCGGCCGTGAGCGGGATCCCCGGTCTCAACGGCGTCGCGAGCAGCACGTCGCGGCTGGGCGCGCTGTTCAGTAACGACCCGCCGGGCCAGGCCGCGCAGTTCACGACCACGCCGGTCGACGGGCAGATCGTCGTCAGCGGCTCCTCCACCGTGCGGCTGCGGGTCGCCGCCGACCCGGCACACCCGCAGCCGGACGCGGTGCTGTTCGCGAAGCTCTACGACGTCGGCCAGGACGGCTCCCGGGTACTGCCGGCCAACGCGATCGCCCCGTTCCGGGTGAGCGGGCTGCCGGCCGACGGCACGCCGGTCGACGTCACCGTGACGCTGCCCGGCATCGTCCGGCCGATCGAGGGCGGCCACTCGCTGCGCCTGGTCGTCGGCACGACCGACCAGGCGTTCGCGACCCCGGCCGCCCCCGCGGTGTTCCGGGTCGCGCTCGCCGGCGGCACCGCTCTGGCCGTGCCGGTCGTGCCCGGGACGTCCGTCGGCTCGCCGGCTCCGGTCGGGCAGCTCGTCGGCATCGGCGTGACGCTGGCGATCGCCGGGGCCGCGGTGCTCTTCGCGGCCCTGCGCCGCCGCCGGGCCACCGACATCGACCCCGAGCTCGCCACCACCCCGCTGGTCATCGAGGGGCTGCGCAAGGAGTACCCGGGCGGGTTCGTCGCGGTGAACGACCTGTCCTTCCGCGTCGAGCCGGGCCAGGTGCTCGGCCTGCTCGGGCCGAACGGCGCGGGCAAGACGACCACGCTGCGGATGCTGATGGGCCTGATCACGCCGACGAAGGGCCACATCCGGGTCTTCGGGCACAAGATCACCGGCGGCGCTCCGGTGCTCTCGCGCATCGGCTCGTTCGTGGAGGGGTCCGGCTTCCTGCCGCACCTGTCCGGCCGGGCGAACCTCGAGCTGTACTGGGCGGCCACCGGGCGACCGGCGGAGAAGGCGCACTTCGGCGAGGCGCTGGAGATCGCCGGGCTCGGCGCCGCGGTGGACCGCCGGGTCCGCACCTACAGCCAGGGCATGCGGCAGCGGCTGGCGATCGCGCAGGCGATGCTCGGCCTGCCGGAGCTCATGGTGCTCGACGAGCCGACCAACGGGCTCGACCCGCCCCAGATCCACCAGATGCGCGAGGTGCTGCAGCGCTACGCCGCGACCGGCCGCACCGTGGTGGTCTCCAGCCACCTGCTGGCCGAGGTCGAGCAGACCTGCACGCACGTCGTGGTCATGCACCGCGGCGCGCTGGTCGCCTCGGGCGAGGTCGGCGAGCTGGCCGCGGCCGGCGGCGAGGCGACGTTCCGGGTCGACGACCCGGAGGCGGCGGCCGCCGCGCTGAAGGCGGCCGGCGGGGTCACCTCGGTCGACGTCGACGGCGACCTCGTGCACGCCGATCTCGACGGGCTGCCGCGCGCCGAAGCGGTCGCGGCCCTGGTCCGCGCCGGCGTCGCCGTGGAGCAGGCCGGGCCGAGGCGCCGGCTCGAAGACGCGTTCCTGCAACTGGTCGGAGAGGAATCATGA
- a CDS encoding S9 family peptidase: MRPADIETLVVPGRPALRGNLLLTALKKPDLETNAAHSALRRVSLDGGESAWTHGPRDSAPSISPDGRWVAFLRSGEGKGADGSPQLHVMPADGGDARRLTSLHLGAGEPAWAPDSRRIAFTARVPEAGRYGTADADGETPEPAAEAPRRITRMDYRIDDLGFLRDRVQRLFVVDALAEDLAEPEPLTGDGFDVTYPAWTPDGTRVVFTAPPEWGAAESDFRDVCAISADGGEPEVLVRGEGFSERPVFGADGTLFYFGQDFGEHHEAAMTGLYTAVPEFGAGPVKARRLTDIETVDCETSAGPPAPREGDVLVAVRHRGAVELRAVAVDAADAPLADLPVVYADRTALRSFTLDGSVLAAVIATPDTAGEVVLLRDGTPQVLTDYAKPVRDKGIRPMIELETTAPDGYPVHGWLVLPEGDGPHPVLRVVHGGPFTQQDWAVFDEAQVYAAAGYAVVLGNPRGSAGYGQTHGHAITHGFGTVDVDDVLALLDKALERPELDSSRVGIMGGSYGGFMTSWLAAHHSERFKAAWSERAVNAWDSMVGSSDIGYTFVDAYIGADPAEQRARSPLSYAAQIKIPFMVAHSEQDWRCPLEQGQRMFVALRRAGAPAEFLLFPGEGHELSRSGRPRHRVQRFEAILEWWGRHL; this comes from the coding sequence GTGCGTCCTGCCGACATCGAAACCCTCGTCGTCCCCGGCCGTCCCGCGCTGCGCGGGAACCTGCTGCTCACCGCGCTGAAGAAGCCCGACCTCGAGACGAACGCCGCGCACAGCGCGCTGCGCCGCGTCTCGCTCGACGGTGGCGAGTCCGCGTGGACGCACGGTCCGCGCGACTCGGCGCCGTCGATCTCCCCGGACGGGCGCTGGGTGGCGTTCCTCCGCTCGGGAGAGGGCAAGGGCGCCGACGGCAGCCCGCAGCTGCACGTCATGCCGGCCGACGGGGGTGACGCGCGCCGCCTGACGTCGCTGCACCTCGGGGCCGGCGAACCCGCTTGGGCGCCGGACTCCCGACGGATCGCCTTCACCGCGCGCGTGCCCGAAGCCGGCCGCTACGGGACGGCGGACGCCGACGGCGAAACCCCGGAGCCGGCCGCCGAGGCCCCGCGCCGGATCACGCGCATGGACTACCGGATCGACGACCTCGGGTTCCTGCGCGACCGCGTGCAGCGGCTGTTCGTGGTCGACGCGCTGGCGGAGGATCTGGCGGAGCCCGAGCCGCTGACCGGCGACGGCTTCGACGTGACTTACCCGGCGTGGACCCCGGACGGCACCCGCGTCGTCTTCACCGCGCCGCCGGAGTGGGGTGCGGCCGAGAGCGACTTCCGCGACGTCTGCGCGATCTCCGCCGACGGTGGGGAGCCTGAGGTTCTCGTGCGGGGCGAAGGGTTCTCGGAGCGCCCGGTGTTCGGCGCCGACGGCACGCTGTTCTACTTCGGGCAGGACTTCGGCGAGCACCACGAAGCCGCGATGACCGGGCTCTACACGGCGGTACCCGAGTTCGGCGCCGGCCCGGTCAAGGCGCGCCGGCTCACCGACATCGAGACCGTCGACTGCGAGACCTCGGCGGGCCCGCCGGCGCCGCGCGAGGGCGACGTGCTCGTGGCCGTCCGCCACCGCGGCGCGGTGGAGCTGCGCGCGGTCGCCGTCGACGCCGCGGACGCCCCGCTGGCCGACCTGCCGGTGGTCTACGCGGACCGCACCGCCCTCCGGTCGTTCACCCTGGACGGCTCGGTGCTGGCGGCGGTGATCGCGACGCCGGACACCGCGGGCGAGGTCGTGCTGCTGCGGGACGGCACCCCACAGGTGCTGACGGACTACGCGAAGCCGGTGCGCGACAAGGGTATCCGGCCGATGATCGAGCTGGAGACCACGGCGCCGGACGGCTACCCGGTGCACGGCTGGCTGGTGCTGCCCGAAGGCGACGGCCCGCACCCGGTGCTGCGCGTGGTGCACGGCGGCCCGTTCACCCAGCAGGACTGGGCGGTGTTCGACGAGGCCCAGGTGTACGCGGCCGCGGGGTACGCGGTGGTGCTCGGCAACCCGCGCGGGTCGGCGGGCTACGGGCAGACCCACGGCCACGCGATCACGCACGGCTTCGGCACGGTCGACGTCGACGACGTCCTGGCGCTGCTGGACAAGGCCCTCGAACGCCCGGAGCTGGACTCCTCCCGCGTCGGCATCATGGGCGGCTCGTACGGCGGGTTCATGACGAGCTGGCTGGCGGCCCACCACAGCGAGCGCTTCAAGGCGGCGTGGAGCGAGCGCGCGGTCAACGCGTGGGACTCGATGGTCGGCAGCTCCGACATCGGCTACACGTTCGTCGACGCGTACATCGGCGCCGATCCGGCGGAGCAGCGCGCCCGTTCGCCGCTGTCGTACGCCGCGCAGATCAAGATCCCGTTCATGGTGGCGCATTCGGAGCAGGACTGGCGGTGCCCGCTGGAGCAGGGGCAGCGGATGTTCGTGGCGCTGCGCCGCGCGGGCGCGCCGGCGGAGTTCCTGCTGTTCCCCGGGGAAGGCCACGAGCTGTCCCGGTCGGGGCGTCCGCGGCACCGGGTGCAGCGCTTCGAAGCGATCCTCGAGTGGTGGGGGCGGCACCTGTAA
- a CDS encoding TerC family protein → MTVPLWLWIATIGGLLALIALDLVIVDRKPHEVTTGEAARWVIFYVSCAVLFGAGVWFFAGHDPGVEFFTGYITEYSLSVDNLFIFMIIMASFKVPAIHQHRVLLVGILLALAFRSVFIAVGAALIAQFVWVFFLFGAILVWTAVSMLRGKGEDEEYHENAVTRQVRKFAPVTDDYHGHHYTVKLNGKRMITPMLLVIVAIGSADLLFAVDSIPAIFGITQEAFLVFTANAFALMGLRQLYFLLGGLVTKLVYLTYGLAVILAFIGAKLFLHALHEYHVVPDWLDINNWISLGVIIVVLTVTTVASLAKARRDERKQVAA, encoded by the coding sequence ATGACTGTCCCCCTGTGGCTGTGGATCGCCACGATCGGTGGCCTGCTCGCGCTCATCGCGCTGGACCTGGTCATCGTCGATCGCAAGCCGCACGAAGTCACCACGGGGGAAGCCGCTCGCTGGGTGATCTTCTACGTCTCCTGCGCGGTGCTCTTCGGTGCCGGCGTGTGGTTCTTCGCCGGGCACGACCCGGGCGTCGAGTTCTTCACCGGGTACATCACCGAGTACTCCCTGAGCGTCGACAACCTGTTCATCTTCATGATCATCATGGCGTCGTTCAAGGTGCCCGCCATCCACCAGCACCGCGTGCTGCTGGTCGGCATCCTGCTCGCGCTGGCCTTCCGCAGCGTCTTCATCGCCGTCGGCGCCGCGCTCATCGCGCAGTTCGTGTGGGTGTTCTTCCTCTTCGGCGCGATCCTGGTCTGGACCGCGGTCAGCATGCTGCGCGGCAAGGGCGAGGACGAGGAGTACCACGAGAACGCCGTCACCCGGCAGGTCCGCAAGTTCGCCCCGGTGACCGACGACTACCACGGCCACCACTACACGGTGAAGCTGAACGGCAAGCGGATGATCACGCCGATGCTGCTGGTCATCGTGGCCATCGGCTCAGCGGATCTGCTCTTCGCGGTCGACTCGATCCCGGCGATCTTCGGCATCACGCAGGAGGCGTTCCTCGTCTTCACCGCCAACGCGTTCGCGCTGATGGGCCTGCGGCAGCTGTACTTCCTGCTCGGCGGCCTGGTGACGAAGCTGGTCTACCTGACCTACGGCCTCGCGGTGATCCTCGCGTTCATCGGCGCGAAGCTGTTCCTGCACGCGCTGCACGAGTACCACGTCGTGCCGGACTGGCTGGACATCAACAACTGGATCTCCCTCGGCGTCATCATCGTCGTGCTCACCGTGACCACGGTGGCGAGCTTGGCGAAGGCCCGGCGCGACGAGCGCAAGCAGGTCGCCGCGTAA
- a CDS encoding S28 family serine protease, whose protein sequence is MRRLFTAVAAVVLAVVGLAPAAGASTDIEAALRKIPGLTIVKEDPAPAGFRFFELTFTQPADHRHPGAGTFQQRFTLLHRDFAAPTVAFTSGYNVSTAPNRSEPTQIVDGNQLSMEYRYFTPSRPQPENWAKQLTIWQAAADEHRAVQAFKAIYPGKWLATGGSKGGMTATYFRRFFPDDVDATIPYVAPNDVIDPLDVYNRFLSRVGNDPGCRDALKAIQRDALKRRDELGVIAAADAARRGLTFSIVGSADKSLEISVIDSYFAFWQYQKQADCATVPAPGAPAADVYAWYEKVESLNTYSDQDLAPYIPYYYQAAVQLGSPEAYDGYLRDLLRYPGADQPKTFVPASIKLPRFDYLAMPDVDFWVKSRGTRLLFVYGSNDPWGAEPFELGFGSRDSYRYYVPGGNHGSKIAQLPAADAAAATATVRRWAGLPPAAALTARSAPAGFPDFDTDVTLSARPPL, encoded by the coding sequence ATGCGCAGACTGTTCACCGCCGTCGCGGCGGTCGTGCTGGCCGTGGTGGGGCTCGCGCCCGCCGCGGGGGCGTCGACCGACATCGAGGCCGCGCTGCGGAAGATCCCCGGCCTGACGATCGTCAAGGAGGACCCGGCGCCGGCCGGGTTCCGGTTCTTCGAGCTGACCTTCACCCAGCCCGCCGACCACCGCCACCCCGGCGCGGGCACGTTCCAGCAGCGGTTCACCCTGCTGCACCGCGACTTCGCCGCGCCGACGGTCGCCTTCACCAGCGGCTACAACGTCAGCACCGCGCCGAACCGGTCGGAGCCGACGCAGATCGTCGACGGCAACCAGCTGTCGATGGAGTACCGGTACTTCACGCCGTCGCGGCCCCAGCCGGAGAACTGGGCGAAGCAGCTGACGATCTGGCAGGCCGCCGCGGACGAGCACCGCGCGGTGCAGGCGTTCAAGGCGATCTACCCGGGCAAGTGGCTGGCCACCGGCGGCAGCAAGGGCGGCATGACCGCGACGTACTTCCGGCGCTTCTTCCCCGACGACGTCGACGCGACGATCCCGTACGTCGCGCCCAACGACGTCATCGACCCGCTCGACGTCTACAACCGGTTCCTCTCCCGCGTCGGCAACGACCCGGGCTGCCGCGACGCGTTGAAGGCGATCCAGCGCGACGCGCTGAAGCGGCGTGACGAACTGGGCGTGATCGCCGCGGCGGACGCGGCTCGCCGCGGGTTGACGTTCTCGATCGTCGGCTCGGCCGACAAGTCCCTCGAGATCTCGGTGATCGACTCGTACTTCGCGTTCTGGCAGTACCAGAAGCAGGCGGACTGCGCGACGGTGCCGGCGCCGGGCGCGCCCGCGGCCGACGTCTACGCCTGGTACGAAAAGGTCGAGAGCCTCAACACCTACTCCGACCAGGACCTGGCGCCGTACATCCCGTACTACTACCAGGCGGCGGTCCAGCTGGGCTCCCCCGAGGCTTACGACGGCTACCTGCGCGACCTGCTCCGCTACCCCGGCGCCGACCAGCCGAAGACGTTCGTGCCGGCGTCGATCAAGCTGCCGCGGTTCGACTACCTGGCGATGCCGGACGTCGACTTTTGGGTGAAGTCCCGCGGCACCCGGCTGCTGTTCGTGTACGGCTCGAACGACCCGTGGGGCGCCGAGCCGTTCGAGCTGGGCTTCGGCAGCCGCGACTCGTACCGCTACTACGTCCCGGGCGGCAACCACGGCTCGAAGATCGCGCAGCTGCCCGCGGCCGACGCCGCCGCGGCGACGGCGACGGTCCGCCGCTGGGCCGGCTTGCCTCCCGCGGCCGCTTTGACGGCGAGGAGCGCCCCGGCCGGGTTCCCGGACTTCGACACCGACGTCACCCTTTCGGCGCGGCCGCCGCTGTGA
- a CDS encoding enoyl-CoA hydratase/isomerase family protein, translating into MPITLERHHDVAVLRIDHGGGNTLDSDSCRELVFRLEEASQARAVVLTGTGRIFSAGVDLKRIHDGGAAYVSEFLPLLSDALLAVFGFPRPVVAALNGHAIAGGAVLAAACDHRVLGSGTIGVTELLVGVPFPLAALEILRCAYGTAPLPSLTYSGSTYGGEDALARGLVDELAPPENVLDRALAVATRLGELPAEAFAHTKAQIRQPFHERIAEHRHTDDPEVERLWRSPAALAAVKSYVDKVLR; encoded by the coding sequence GTGCCGATCACCCTGGAGCGCCACCACGACGTCGCCGTGCTGCGGATCGACCACGGCGGCGGGAACACCCTCGACAGCGACTCCTGCCGCGAGCTCGTGTTCCGGCTGGAGGAAGCCTCGCAAGCCCGCGCCGTGGTGCTCACCGGTACCGGCCGCATCTTCTCCGCGGGCGTCGACCTCAAGCGGATCCACGACGGCGGCGCGGCGTACGTTTCGGAGTTCCTGCCGCTGCTGTCCGACGCGCTGCTGGCCGTGTTCGGCTTCCCGCGTCCGGTGGTCGCCGCGCTGAACGGGCACGCGATCGCCGGCGGTGCCGTGCTCGCCGCGGCCTGCGACCACCGCGTGCTCGGGAGCGGCACCATCGGCGTGACCGAGCTGCTGGTCGGGGTGCCGTTCCCGCTGGCCGCGCTGGAGATCCTGCGCTGCGCCTACGGCACCGCGCCGCTGCCGTCGCTCACCTACTCGGGTTCGACGTACGGCGGCGAGGACGCCCTCGCCCGCGGCCTGGTCGACGAGCTGGCTCCACCGGAGAACGTGCTCGACCGGGCGCTCGCCGTCGCGACCCGCCTCGGCGAGCTGCCCGCCGAGGCGTTCGCGCACACCAAGGCCCAGATCCGCCAGCCCTTCCACGAGCGGATCGCCGAGCACCGCCACACCGACGACCCCGAGGTGGAGCGGCTGTGGCGCTCGCCCGCGGCGCTCGCCGCCGTGAAGTCCTATGTGGACAAGGTGCTCCGCTAG
- a CDS encoding MmcQ/YjbR family DNA-binding protein, whose translation MNIEAVVAYCLGKPGAEETYPFGDHVLVAKVGGKGFAFIRQDEPGSVALKCGASRDEAAEVRERYPDSVTVMDYLGRYGWNRVALGAAVPGAELEELIDASYDDVVRRLPKAKRP comes from the coding sequence GTGAACATCGAAGCCGTCGTCGCCTACTGCCTTGGCAAGCCCGGGGCCGAGGAGACCTACCCCTTCGGTGACCACGTGCTCGTCGCCAAAGTCGGGGGCAAGGGCTTCGCCTTCATCAGGCAGGACGAGCCCGGCAGTGTCGCCCTCAAATGCGGTGCCAGCCGAGACGAAGCCGCCGAGGTCCGGGAACGGTACCCCGACTCCGTCACCGTCATGGACTACCTCGGCCGCTACGGCTGGAACCGCGTCGCGCTCGGCGCCGCTGTTCCCGGTGCCGAGCTCGAAGAGCTCATCGACGCCTCCTACGACGACGTCGTCCGGCGGCTGCCGAAGGCGAAACGTCCTTAA
- a CDS encoding VOC family protein has product MPRPVHFEIHAGDPERAVAFYTAVFGWKFERWGDVPYWVITTGEGDGIDGGLVPRVGPAPAESAPVHGFVNTIDVADLDASLAAVSDAGGSLALPKNPVPGVGWLAYVKDTEGNIFGMLQPDSEAPAPS; this is encoded by the coding sequence ATGCCTCGTCCCGTCCACTTCGAGATCCACGCGGGCGACCCCGAACGCGCGGTCGCCTTCTACACGGCGGTGTTCGGCTGGAAGTTCGAGCGCTGGGGCGACGTCCCGTACTGGGTGATCACGACCGGCGAGGGTGACGGCATCGACGGCGGGCTCGTGCCGCGGGTCGGCCCGGCGCCCGCGGAATCAGCGCCGGTGCACGGTTTCGTGAACACGATCGACGTCGCCGACCTCGACGCGTCCCTCGCCGCGGTGAGCGACGCGGGCGGATCGCTGGCGCTGCCGAAGAACCCGGTGCCGGGCGTCGGGTGGCTGGCGTACGTCAAGGACACCGAAGGCAACATCTTCGGCATGCTGCAACCGGACTCCGAAGCGCCGGCGCCGTCTTAA
- a CDS encoding ABC transporter permease has translation MSEGVHTDPHALDELSDVASHEHAGVGPDGAVEGYSARRTLGLGVELRRQLKRRRTQFLLGFVAILPFILVLAFEAGQSNPNRRSGGFVDLATASAPNFVVLALFVSGTFLLPMIVALFFGDTIASEASWSSLKYLLAIPVPRQRVLRQKAIVSGLLSAAALVLLPLVSLGVGVLWYGAGDAISPTGDAVSFGDSLLAIALSTVYIILQLAWVAGLALALSVSTDAPLGAVGGAVLVAILSQILDQITALEGLRNYLPTHYAFSWMDLISTDVDWTNLASGMLSAVIYGTVFFLYAGRRFARKDITS, from the coding sequence ATGAGCGAGGGTGTGCACACCGACCCGCACGCGCTGGACGAGCTGAGCGACGTCGCGTCGCACGAGCACGCCGGGGTCGGGCCGGACGGCGCCGTCGAGGGCTACTCCGCCCGGCGGACGCTGGGGCTCGGCGTCGAGCTGCGGCGCCAGCTCAAGCGGCGGCGCACGCAGTTCCTGCTCGGGTTCGTCGCGATCCTGCCGTTCATCCTGGTGCTCGCGTTCGAGGCCGGCCAGTCGAACCCGAACCGGCGCAGCGGCGGGTTCGTCGACCTGGCCACGGCGTCCGCGCCGAACTTCGTCGTGCTGGCGCTGTTCGTGTCGGGGACGTTCCTGCTGCCGATGATCGTCGCGCTGTTCTTCGGCGACACGATCGCGAGCGAGGCGTCGTGGTCGAGCCTGAAGTACCTGCTGGCGATCCCGGTGCCGCGGCAGCGGGTGCTGCGGCAGAAGGCGATCGTGTCCGGGCTCCTGTCGGCGGCGGCGCTGGTGCTGCTGCCCCTGGTGTCGCTCGGCGTCGGGGTGCTCTGGTACGGCGCGGGCGACGCGATCAGCCCGACCGGCGACGCGGTTTCGTTCGGCGACAGCCTCCTGGCGATCGCACTGTCCACTGTGTACATCATCCTGCAGCTGGCCTGGGTGGCCGGGCTGGCGCTCGCGCTGAGCGTGTCGACCGACGCCCCGCTCGGCGCGGTCGGCGGCGCGGTGCTGGTGGCGATCCTGTCGCAGATCCTGGACCAGATCACCGCGCTGGAGGGTCTGCGCAACTACCTGCCGACGCACTACGCGTTCTCGTGGATGGACCTGATCTCGACCGACGTCGACTGGACCAACCTGGCGAGCGGCATGCTCTCGGCGGTCATCTACGGGACGGTGTTCTTCCTCTACGCGGGGCGGCGGTTCGCCCGGAAGGACATCACCAGCTGA
- a CDS encoding SRPBCC family protein yields MKVSDCPTTQVEVRIAARPAEVWYWLLDIDLPARFSTEFQGGGWVEGTEPGLGARFRGRNSHPVAGEWETVSTVTGYEPERLFAWAVMDVENPAASWRFELVPDGDGTILRQWAQIGPGPSNLTTIIGSMPEHEEEIVAMRLGELQGNMQKTVEGIKALAETGVHAA; encoded by the coding sequence ATGAAGGTTTCCGACTGCCCTACGACGCAGGTCGAAGTCCGCATCGCCGCGCGACCGGCCGAGGTCTGGTACTGGCTGCTCGACATCGACCTGCCGGCCCGGTTCTCCACCGAGTTCCAGGGCGGCGGCTGGGTCGAGGGCACCGAGCCCGGCTTGGGCGCCCGGTTCCGCGGCCGCAACTCCCATCCCGTCGCCGGGGAGTGGGAGACGGTCTCGACGGTGACCGGCTACGAGCCCGAGCGGCTGTTCGCGTGGGCCGTGATGGACGTGGAGAACCCGGCCGCGTCGTGGCGCTTCGAGCTCGTCCCCGACGGCGACGGCACGATCCTGCGCCAGTGGGCCCAGATCGGCCCCGGCCCGTCCAACCTGACGACGATCATCGGCTCGATGCCCGAGCACGAGGAGGAGATCGTCGCGATGCGGCTGGGCGAGCTGCAGGGCAACATGCAGAAGACGGTCGAAGGCATCAAGGCCCTCGCCGAAACCGGTGTCCACGCCGCCTAG